One Dromiciops gliroides isolate mDroGli1 chromosome 3, mDroGli1.pri, whole genome shotgun sequence DNA segment encodes these proteins:
- the FXYD5 gene encoding FXYD domain-containing ion transport regulator 5 isoform X2, with translation MAPDLYDMEKNNSTPSEEPLASSLSTAPSPTTSELQSISRDPSKDDKDTGQTKAEATMKTTSVMGNLNPTTVGRRISPRTPSISSDPEETWNPFQSDEYTLRKRGLIAAAVLFITGILILTSDRCRQFRWCRRQQRSAYKVTQA, from the exons ATGGCCCCTGACTTATACGATATGGAGAAGAACAATTCAACGCCATCTGAGGAGCCACTTGCTTCAAGCTTAAGCACAG CTCCAAGCCCAACCACCTCAGAACTCCAGTCAATTTCGAGAGATCCTAGCAAAGATGATAAGG ACACAGGTCAGACCAAAGCAGAGGCCACGATGAAAACAACCTCAGTAATGG GTAACTTGAACCCTACGACCGTAGGGAGGAGAATAAGTCCCAGGACTCCTTCCATCTCTTCTG ATCCTGAGGAGACTTGGAATCCCTTCCAAAGTG aTGAATACACTCTCCGGAAGAGGGGTTTAATTGCAGCTGCTGTGCTCTTCATCACAGGCATCCTCATCCTCACGA GTGATCGGTGCCGCCAATTCCGCTGGTGCAGAAGGCAGCAGCGGAG TGCCTACAAGGTGACCCAAGCCTGA
- the FAM187B gene encoding protein FAM187B has product MPSILLFLYLSLPGFWALESLQCPPRGHSCLAFITPNPITLSCPAKDSTWLFQPLSHSFPRKKLVLPGVSGDLHLRHTSTDQSGTYICQDEAGNTRAVYNVDFQDGTKLYLSHSELGQPPLRKQTVGNGSQWALFTQWGPWQTCNRCGIQGERKRVGLCYAMRPDQQELPCGLADLRPQELHRGPELQIEGCFVPCVPNPPESTVVLYGTYKLEDNSAVWLSCPFATIYRPVSWESDHISPNWLQQLSPNYSGPILDLPSGGSRLQVSTSGTYRCSVGHKLVGRFDPAWTHKTPVTHGRSELVRIYTVIEAVMVMCVLLLILLSFIQMCRTKLSTIV; this is encoded by the exons ATGCCTTCCATCTTGCTGTTTCTCTACCTTTCTCTTCCTGGCTTCTGGGCCTTGGAATCTCTTCAGTGTCCCCCAAGAGGTCACTCCTGCCTGGCCTTCATCACTCCCAACCCAATCACGCTGTCCTGCCCTGCCAAAGACTCCACCTGGCTCTTCCAGCCCCTATCTCACTCCTTCCCCAGGAAGAAACTGGTGCTCCCAGGGGTCAGTGGGGACCTACACCTACGGCACACCTCCACAGACCAGTCAGGCACCTACATCTGCCAAGATGAGGCAGGGAACACACGGGCAGTGTACAACGTGGACTTTCAGGATGGGACCAAGCTCTATCTCAGCCACAGTGAGCTGGGACAGCCGCCCCTGAGGAAGCAGACTGTGGGAAACGGCAGTCAGTGGGCACTCTTTACCCAGTGGGGTCCCTGGCAGACTTGCAACCGCTGCGGCATTCAGGGGGAGCGGAAGCGTGTGGGCTTGTGCTATGCAATGAGACCAGACCAGCAGGAGCTGCCCTGTGGGCTGGCCGACCTTAGGCCCCAAGAGCTCCACCGGGGACCCGAGCTGCAGATAGAAGGCTGCTTTGTGCCCTGTGTGCCCAACCCCCCGGAGTCCACAGTGGTGCTATATGGGACCTACAAGCTGGAAGATAATAGCGCCGTGTGGCTCAGTTGTCCCTTTGCCACCATCTACAG GCCAGTGAGCTGGGAGTCCGACCACATCTCCCCAAACTGGCTCCAACAGCTGTCTCCCAACTACTCGGGCCCAATCCTGGATCTGCCCTCCGGAGGCAGTCGCCTGCAGGTATCCACTTCTGGCACCTACCGGTGCTCTGTGGGCCACAAGCTGGTGGGGCGCTTTGATCCCGCCTGGACCCACAAGACACCAGTGACCCATGGCCGGTCCGAACTGGTCCGCATCTACACTGTGATTGAGGCCGTCATGGTTATGTGTGTGCTACTGCTTATTCTGCTCAGTTTCATCCAAATGTGCCGGACCAAACTGAGTACCATCGTCTAG